The following proteins are encoded in a genomic region of Flammeovirga agarivorans:
- a CDS encoding cupin domain-containing protein, with amino-acid sequence MKEKEVIRQGDGENYNYSQDHCFIKLSSLKTNGELCFVEDTLKPGFYLARHHHKIMTEVFYILEGEVELIFDDETVVAKAGDTITVPPHVWHAAKCVDGGKMLTIFKNGQFDQYLEKLSKLSDADFEDAELMKSISAEFDIYEE; translated from the coding sequence ATGAAAGAAAAAGAAGTCATCCGACAAGGAGATGGTGAAAACTACAACTATTCACAAGACCATTGTTTTATAAAGCTTTCCTCTCTCAAAACCAATGGTGAACTTTGCTTTGTAGAGGATACCCTTAAGCCTGGTTTTTATTTGGCGAGGCATCATCACAAAATCATGACTGAAGTATTCTATATTCTCGAAGGAGAAGTAGAACTTATTTTTGATGATGAAACGGTAGTAGCTAAAGCAGGAGATACTATTACTGTCCCTCCTCATGTATGGCATGCTGCAAAATGTGTAGACGGTGGAAAAATGTTGACCATCTTTAAAAATGGTCAGTTCGATCAATACCTAGAAAAGCTATCTAAACTAAGTGATGCAGACTTTGAAGATGCAGAACTAATGAAATCTATTTCAGCAGAGTTCGATATTTATGAAGAATAA
- a CDS encoding FHA domain-containing protein, with protein sequence MKFKCNNCKVLVSVKNEAFQKKNQLKIKCPKCSTINVVKFTPPPQEIEKTVVHETNNTFSTFNQVNEAPQNTPEKNGEKAVGWLIVHTEDKEHLSFPLFLGINKVGRKSEQNIPEVPLEGDKYVSRIHCYLEIIRRGNATQIILADNGRFSGGRCSTNGTYVNGNEKRLNEKMEVIIQENDTIQIGRTKLVFKGISNQDVHTVIDEVANSDFQKTIIQ encoded by the coding sequence ATGAAATTTAAATGTAATAACTGTAAGGTTTTGGTTTCTGTAAAAAACGAGGCCTTTCAGAAGAAAAATCAACTTAAGATTAAGTGTCCAAAATGTTCAACGATTAATGTGGTGAAATTTACCCCACCTCCTCAAGAAATTGAGAAAACTGTTGTACATGAGACAAATAATACGTTTAGCACTTTTAATCAAGTCAACGAAGCACCTCAAAATACTCCAGAGAAAAATGGAGAAAAAGCGGTAGGTTGGTTAATAGTTCATACTGAAGATAAAGAACATCTTTCATTTCCTTTATTCTTAGGAATTAATAAAGTGGGACGTAAATCGGAACAAAATATTCCTGAAGTACCATTAGAAGGAGATAAATATGTAAGTCGTATTCATTGCTACTTAGAAATTATAAGGAGAGGTAATGCCACTCAAATAATCTTGGCAGATAATGGAAGATTTAGCGGTGGAAGATGCAGTACCAATGGTACTTATGTCAATGGGAATGAAAAAAGGCTAAACGAAAAAATGGAAGTGATCATTCAGGAAAATGATACCATCCAAATTGGACGGACAAAGCTTGTATTTAAAGGTATTTCCAATCAAGATGTACACACTGTGATTGATGAAGTAGCTAATTCAGATTTCCAGAAAACAATAATTCAATAG
- a CDS encoding PP2C family protein-serine/threonine phosphatase, which yields MSFQKLNIFTPLGLHELGKRKNNEDYLYPTLDDVSLDNRVFLVCDGVGGHERGEVASEIVAKSFAELILKNYSEGADEEGVAIVFEKVQGLIDKYLEENPEAKGMGTTMTFLQLHKKGATVAHCGDSRVYLIRNGKIIWKTNDHSYVNELLQRGLITEEEAIDHPKKNVISRAVMGKSMKEVVPDVALFNDLEPYDVFFMCSDGILESMTDNGLEYLFSSQMTDLERIQKIKETCAETSKDNHTCFLIRLNEVEKEEEVSDESYEGKGLLSRLFERIF from the coding sequence ATGTCATTCCAAAAATTAAATATCTTTACTCCATTAGGACTACATGAATTAGGCAAAAGAAAAAATAATGAAGATTATCTTTACCCAACGTTAGATGATGTATCATTAGATAATCGAGTTTTTCTTGTTTGTGATGGAGTTGGTGGTCATGAAAGAGGAGAAGTAGCTAGTGAAATAGTTGCAAAATCTTTCGCTGAATTAATTCTTAAAAATTACTCCGAAGGTGCGGACGAAGAAGGTGTTGCCATTGTTTTTGAAAAGGTTCAAGGGTTAATAGATAAATATCTAGAAGAAAACCCTGAAGCAAAAGGAATGGGAACTACTATGACATTTCTTCAACTGCATAAAAAAGGAGCAACCGTAGCACATTGCGGAGACAGCCGAGTGTATCTTATTCGTAACGGAAAAATTATTTGGAAAACAAATGATCATTCGTATGTGAATGAGTTGCTACAGAGAGGCTTAATTACAGAAGAGGAAGCCATTGACCACCCCAAAAAGAATGTGATATCAAGAGCTGTAATGGGCAAATCCATGAAAGAAGTAGTTCCTGATGTTGCATTATTCAATGATCTAGAACCATATGATGTTTTCTTTATGTGTTCAGATGGAATCTTAGAAAGTATGACAGACAATGGTCTTGAATATCTTTTTTCTTCTCAAATGACTGATTTGGAGAGAATACAAAAGATAAAAGAAACTTGTGCTGAAACATCAAAAGATAATCATACTTGCTTTCTAATTCGGTTAAATGAAGTAGAAAAAGAAGAAGAGGTTTCTGATGAATCTTATGAAGGCAAAGGGTTGCTTTCTAGATTATTCGAACGAATTTTTTAA
- a CDS encoding DUF4374 domain-containing protein → MKNLNKLIFTFFFLSIALIGCETTETEEEIIENEDEETVEDELSARVLLSLDLEAQGLYPLHVVDDAESGSADIEEAQELMKSDGAVLVTNKDGYTYVNDYTGETFKKLKVNDEGVLEDMGEIPNLGTNGNPLFTFLDDNRILLTSKQLWPVDGVYSYQIINVSTMSEETSGTITLPINADADAGYSYMWANNYVFFEGKVYIPYVEAGESDGAIYDEAQVAVYNAETMEYEKKITSSKTASVCNGFNPSYGVSESGDLYLCSSNTALYAGNESVPSGIVRIKTGTSEFDDSYFLDITEATGFHTLGMQYLGNNKAIVQVFNSDVWDNSDYYVEYVLVDLETKSVESLDIPASRGGYYGARRSMGLLANGKGVILTNHEDGNSLYIYEPSTGKVFEGLNYTGAEAIVGLKTY, encoded by the coding sequence ATGAAAAATCTAAACAAACTGATTTTTACTTTTTTCTTCTTATCTATTGCCTTAATTGGTTGTGAAACTACCGAAACAGAAGAGGAAATCATCGAGAATGAAGACGAGGAGACAGTCGAGGATGAACTAAGTGCGAGAGTGCTATTAAGTCTTGACTTGGAAGCACAAGGGTTATATCCTTTACATGTTGTGGATGATGCTGAATCTGGTTCTGCGGATATCGAAGAAGCTCAAGAATTAATGAAATCGGATGGAGCTGTTTTAGTCACGAATAAAGATGGTTATACTTATGTAAATGACTACACAGGAGAGACTTTTAAGAAGCTAAAGGTAAATGATGAAGGTGTCCTTGAGGATATGGGGGAAATTCCAAACTTAGGTACTAATGGTAACCCTCTATTTACATTTTTAGATGACAATAGAATTTTATTGACATCGAAGCAATTATGGCCAGTAGATGGTGTATATAGCTACCAAATTATCAACGTTTCGACAATGAGCGAAGAGACTAGTGGTACAATAACATTACCTATTAACGCTGATGCTGATGCAGGATACTCTTATATGTGGGCTAATAATTATGTCTTCTTCGAAGGTAAAGTATATATTCCTTATGTTGAGGCAGGTGAAAGCGATGGTGCTATTTATGACGAAGCTCAAGTAGCTGTATATAATGCAGAAACAATGGAGTATGAAAAGAAAATTACTTCTTCAAAAACAGCGTCAGTTTGTAATGGTTTCAACCCATCTTACGGAGTATCGGAATCAGGTGATTTGTACTTATGTTCATCAAATACGGCTCTTTATGCTGGAAATGAAAGCGTTCCTTCAGGTATTGTAAGAATAAAAACAGGTACTTCTGAATTCGACGATTCATATTTCTTAGATATCACTGAAGCTACAGGTTTCCATACATTAGGTATGCAATATTTAGGTAACAATAAAGCGATTGTTCAAGTATTCAATAGCGATGTTTGGGATAATAGCGATTACTATGTTGAGTATGTGCTTGTTGATTTAGAAACTAAATCAGTAGAGTCTTTAGATATTCCTGCATCAAGAGGTGGGTACTATGGAGCAAGAAGATCAATGGGTCTTTTAGCTAATGGGAAAGGTGTAATACTTACTAACCATGAAGATGGTAATTCTTTATATATCTATGAACCTTCTACAGGAAAAGTATTTGAAGGTTTGAACTACACAGGAGCTGAGGCAATTGTTGGTTTAAAAACATACTAG
- a CDS encoding DUF5996 family protein, which translates to MSTQNNGWPVLNFDEIEDTLATLHQWIQIVGKIRLKTMPWQNHSWHVPLYVSPKGFTTNPIPYDGRVFQIDFDFKKHQLSIECSNAGSVTMELYPRTVADFYQELFEKLAELKIHVKIHAKPNEIEPAIPFAENTTNKAYDKDAAQAIWKAMLKANEVFNTFRSDFIGKASPVHLFWGAFDLAVTRFSGNNAPLHQGGMPNMPLDVMQEAYSKEVSSAGFWPGSKDFPYPAFYAYAYPSDALFGSQKVAPEEAFWSAEMGEFFLKYEDVQKSSEPDKVLLTFLQSTYEAAANTSKWNREDLEK; encoded by the coding sequence ATGAGTACCCAAAACAACGGATGGCCTGTGCTAAATTTCGATGAGATTGAAGATACTTTAGCTACACTTCATCAATGGATTCAGATCGTAGGAAAGATACGTTTGAAAACAATGCCATGGCAAAATCACTCTTGGCATGTCCCGTTATATGTCAGCCCAAAAGGGTTCACAACCAATCCTATTCCTTATGATGGTAGAGTATTTCAGATCGATTTTGATTTTAAGAAACATCAACTATCTATTGAGTGTTCGAATGCAGGTAGTGTCACCATGGAGCTTTATCCAAGAACTGTTGCAGATTTTTATCAAGAGCTTTTTGAAAAATTAGCAGAGTTAAAAATTCATGTAAAGATCCATGCAAAGCCCAATGAAATCGAACCTGCCATTCCTTTTGCAGAAAACACTACTAATAAGGCTTATGATAAAGACGCTGCTCAAGCTATCTGGAAAGCTATGTTAAAAGCAAATGAGGTCTTTAATACATTCCGAAGTGATTTTATTGGCAAAGCTAGTCCCGTTCACCTTTTTTGGGGAGCATTTGATTTGGCTGTTACTCGTTTTTCAGGAAACAACGCACCATTACATCAAGGAGGAATGCCAAATATGCCATTGGATGTAATGCAAGAAGCTTACTCGAAAGAAGTAAGTAGTGCTGGTTTTTGGCCAGGGTCTAAAGATTTCCCCTATCCCGCATTTTACGCCTATGCTTACCCTAGTGATGCACTCTTTGGAAGTCAAAAGGTAGCTCCTGAAGAAGCTTTCTGGAGTGCTGAGATGGGAGAATTTTTCTTAAAATATGAAGATGTGCAGAAGTCTTCTGAACCTGACAAAGTATTACTCACTTTCTTACAAAGTACTTATGAAGCTGCTGCCAATACATCAAAATGGAACAGAGAAGATTTAGAAAAATAA
- a CDS encoding peroxiredoxin family protein, whose amino-acid sequence MNNFFNKALLIASLALTPISVVTAQDKVVFSDSFSSNSNQWLEASNDVADATVKNGVYQITSKGNRSFLALRDVKFNYKEDYTIEAKLTLNESANTNAFNSIKFGYTKDGSYEYGFNGNGSLSVRKLIKGKGSMVIAPTKLSGFNAYNQNKLSIIHQGDSVHFLVNDKIWKSTKALPFFGPKIGFKVGSKNTVTVDDFYIGYGVGDFGTATVTETPAAPEETVVKLDIGETAPHFVAQRVNGNDFELDQAQGSFTLVVFWASWNPKSREQVTELNKAYKKFAKDNFKVVAFGVENDKDSWIKAIESDKTEKWIHVSDMKYKKSDIVELYQIEELPKNFLLNTEGKIIAVDLDKEFLINKLNDHFN is encoded by the coding sequence ATGAACAATTTTTTTAACAAGGCGCTATTAATTGCAAGCCTTGCTCTTACCCCTATCAGTGTTGTAACAGCCCAAGATAAGGTTGTTTTTTCTGATAGTTTTTCATCCAACTCCAATCAATGGCTTGAAGCAAGTAATGATGTTGCTGATGCAACAGTAAAAAATGGTGTTTACCAAATTACCTCAAAAGGAAACAGATCGTTTCTAGCATTACGTGATGTAAAATTCAATTATAAAGAAGACTATACCATAGAGGCAAAGTTAACACTCAACGAAAGTGCAAATACGAATGCATTCAACTCTATCAAGTTTGGGTATACAAAAGATGGATCTTACGAGTACGGCTTCAATGGTAATGGTAGTTTATCAGTAAGAAAACTGATAAAAGGTAAAGGTTCTATGGTCATTGCTCCGACTAAATTATCAGGATTCAATGCCTACAATCAAAACAAACTTTCTATTATCCACCAAGGTGACTCTGTACATTTTTTAGTCAATGATAAAATCTGGAAAAGCACTAAAGCTTTACCTTTCTTTGGTCCAAAAATCGGCTTTAAAGTAGGAAGTAAGAATACAGTTACTGTAGATGACTTCTATATTGGGTATGGTGTAGGTGATTTTGGAACAGCTACAGTTACTGAAACTCCTGCAGCGCCAGAAGAAACAGTAGTAAAATTAGATATAGGTGAAACTGCTCCTCATTTTGTAGCACAAAGAGTGAATGGCAATGACTTTGAGTTAGATCAAGCTCAAGGTTCTTTTACATTAGTTGTTTTCTGGGCATCGTGGAATCCAAAAAGTAGAGAGCAAGTCACAGAACTTAATAAGGCTTACAAAAAGTTTGCAAAGGACAATTTCAAAGTTGTTGCTTTTGGTGTTGAAAATGACAAGGACTCATGGATAAAAGCAATCGAAAGCGACAAAACTGAAAAATGGATTCATGTTTCAGACATGAAATATAAGAAGTCCGATATTGTTGAACTATATCAGATCGAAGAACTTCCTAAAAACTTCTTACTAAATACAGAAGGTAAAATTATCGCTGTAGATTTAGATAAAGAGTTTTTAATCAACAAACTTAACGACCACTTCAATTAA
- a CDS encoding caspase family protein — protein sequence MKLITLLLSLLLATQVIVAQDFRKFDAVPHYAKEISFIDEFDDNHNEWTIVKYLEDDVRESKIKNSTYRLTSYDGDESVVEIKSGFGYPYLKDFEIETSIQHEDYQKDHGNGLIWGMSSDGQKGYAISFTQSGYYCIQQMQNGIESYLVDWTYSDLLYEDDYNDLMVRKVGDWYHLFINQNHVYSFPYEPLAEDQDITGFYAEGTSISIDYIKVTSINANKLQTYQPTATTAPKQQVAYQQPKKDTRALVITNPVNNNQQQKAGTYHALIIGVQNYKDNSVKDLQFPLRDANNFKDILVQKYGFKLQNIIFLEDPTRSEVLKSLNTLREHVKHDDNVVIFYAGHGYYDQKVKEGYWLPSDAVAGDDSNWLANANLSTKLKGIDAKHILLISDSCFGGSIFKPSRSAFADAERSITNYYEKRSRKGMTSGTLKTVPDESVFAKYLLKNLQQNKQKYLTASKLFYSFNDAVANNSENAPQFGTLHNVGDEGGQFVFINMLAE from the coding sequence ATGAAACTTATTACTCTTCTACTTTCTTTATTACTGGCTACCCAAGTAATTGTTGCTCAAGATTTCAGAAAATTCGATGCTGTACCTCATTATGCAAAAGAGATCAGTTTTATCGATGAATTTGATGATAACCACAATGAATGGACGATTGTAAAATACCTAGAAGACGATGTTAGGGAAAGTAAAATCAAAAATAGTACTTACCGACTTACCTCTTATGACGGTGATGAATCTGTCGTAGAAATCAAATCTGGTTTCGGTTATCCTTATCTAAAAGACTTCGAAATTGAAACAAGTATTCAACATGAAGATTACCAAAAAGACCATGGAAATGGCTTAATATGGGGAATGTCTTCAGACGGGCAAAAAGGATATGCGATTAGTTTTACACAGAGTGGGTATTACTGTATCCAACAGATGCAAAATGGTATAGAAAGTTATTTAGTAGATTGGACTTATTCTGATCTATTGTATGAAGATGATTACAATGATTTAATGGTGAGAAAAGTCGGTGATTGGTACCATCTTTTTATCAATCAAAATCACGTATATTCTTTTCCTTACGAACCGTTAGCTGAAGATCAAGATATCACTGGGTTCTATGCAGAAGGAACTTCTATTAGTATTGATTACATTAAAGTAACCAGTATTAATGCTAACAAGTTACAGACGTATCAACCTACTGCTACTACTGCACCAAAGCAACAAGTAGCCTATCAACAACCTAAGAAAGATACTCGAGCATTGGTGATTACAAACCCAGTAAATAATAATCAGCAACAAAAAGCCGGAACATATCATGCACTAATTATTGGAGTACAAAATTACAAAGACAACTCTGTAAAAGACCTACAGTTTCCACTAAGAGATGCCAATAATTTCAAGGACATCCTTGTTCAAAAATATGGCTTTAAACTTCAGAATATTATCTTCTTAGAAGACCCTACTCGTTCGGAAGTACTTAAGTCACTCAATACCTTAAGAGAACATGTAAAACATGATGATAATGTGGTCATTTTTTATGCAGGACATGGTTACTATGATCAGAAGGTAAAAGAGGGATATTGGTTACCATCAGATGCTGTTGCGGGTGATGATTCCAACTGGTTAGCGAACGCCAACTTAAGTACAAAATTGAAAGGTATTGATGCTAAACATATTCTTTTAATTTCTGATTCTTGTTTTGGTGGAAGTATTTTTAAACCTTCCAGAAGTGCTTTTGCTGATGCAGAAAGATCTATTACCAACTACTATGAGAAAAGAAGTAGAAAAGGTATGACAAGTGGTACACTGAAAACTGTTCCTGATGAAAGTGTTTTTGCAAAATACTTATTGAAAAACCTTCAGCAGAATAAGCAAAAGTATCTTACAGCCTCTAAACTGTTTTATAGCTTTAATGATGCTGTTGCCAATAATAGCGAAAATGCTCCACAGTTTGGCACACTGCATAATGTAGGTGATGAGGGCGGACAATTTGTATTTATCAATATGCTCGCAGAATAA
- a CDS encoding PepSY-associated TM helix domain-containing protein, translated as MQFTIKNIIGKLHLWLGLASGIIVFIISITGCIYVFSEEMKSVFYEDRNQITLPTSGTERLPISQLTQIAEKAIDNKYTFQNIVIPNFEGHTVSFIFQDTDEDKFLYPNYMKFNKTVFINPYTGEVVKVENTKWEFFNVIFWVHITLFLGYNPVSHILVVGAVWIFVFSLLSGLYLWWPFKKNQRKQSFSFRWTSSTKWRRKNYDLHKILGFYFLPFALLAALTGLLWASEDFNKAVKWAANAGIEQEEKPLKEPTKGIYSLSPLDDILKQTLNEIPESKFLLIRRHPNDKVPYIVRSYVDEALNFTRIEMYYDRNSAELLGRQTFKDKNNGDKIQALNYDLHVGSIGGLPTKIIMFIMSLTMASLPISGFLIWRGRKKKSSKRKSNKKSLVTH; from the coding sequence ATGCAGTTTACGATAAAAAATATCATCGGTAAGTTACACCTTTGGCTAGGGTTAGCCTCTGGAATAATAGTATTTATTATTTCTATTACGGGGTGTATTTATGTTTTTAGTGAAGAGATGAAATCTGTCTTTTATGAAGATAGAAATCAGATCACTTTACCTACTTCAGGTACTGAGCGTCTTCCAATAAGTCAATTAACTCAGATCGCAGAAAAAGCAATTGATAATAAGTATACTTTTCAGAATATAGTAATCCCTAATTTTGAAGGCCATACTGTTAGCTTTATTTTTCAGGATACAGATGAGGATAAATTTTTGTATCCCAACTATATGAAATTTAATAAGACGGTATTTATCAATCCTTACACTGGAGAAGTAGTAAAAGTAGAGAATACCAAATGGGAGTTTTTTAACGTAATTTTTTGGGTACACATCACTTTATTTTTAGGGTATAACCCTGTTAGTCATATTCTGGTGGTTGGTGCTGTATGGATTTTTGTATTCTCTCTCTTGTCGGGACTGTATTTATGGTGGCCGTTTAAGAAAAATCAGCGTAAGCAAAGTTTTTCTTTTCGTTGGACGTCATCAACTAAATGGAGGCGAAAAAACTATGACCTTCATAAAATTCTAGGATTTTACTTTTTACCATTTGCTCTATTAGCAGCTTTAACGGGTTTGCTTTGGGCTTCAGAGGACTTTAATAAAGCTGTAAAATGGGCTGCAAATGCTGGTATTGAGCAAGAAGAAAAACCTCTTAAAGAGCCTACAAAAGGAATTTACTCTTTATCTCCGCTCGACGATATCTTGAAGCAAACTTTAAATGAAATCCCTGAAAGTAAATTTCTTCTGATCAGAAGACACCCCAATGATAAAGTTCCCTATATCGTTAGATCTTATGTGGATGAAGCATTGAATTTTACGAGAATAGAAATGTACTACGATCGAAATTCAGCAGAATTGTTAGGTAGACAAACGTTTAAAGATAAAAATAATGGGGACAAGATTCAGGCTTTAAATTATGATCTACATGTAGGTAGTATTGGTGGTTTACCGACGAAAATAATCATGTTTATTATGAGCCTTACTATGGCGTCTTTGCCCATATCAGGTTTTTTGATTTGGAGAGGAAGAAAGAAAAAGTCCTCCAAAAGAAAGAGCAATAAGAAAAGTTTAGTAACTCATTAA
- a CDS encoding FHA domain-containing protein: protein MKKISLGRAPDNTLILSNSKISSKHCEIHDDGNDYLIYDCDSTNGTYINGHLVRTSIIEKTDRLVLADYEIDLQKVLRAFDYLKEGDKIPYPELSNHIAEKESNASIKDKFLELENVYDDYIAKKKKIMLVDATKKTGIRAGLAFIPVVGPALGILSSNVGGNVQQKIMDLDEEHKKNYVCPKCYKFFGNEPFENLKKRGFCFACKTKWLEQ from the coding sequence ATGAAAAAAATATCTTTAGGAAGAGCTCCAGATAATACACTCATACTATCAAACTCTAAAATATCTTCCAAACATTGTGAAATTCATGACGATGGAAATGATTATTTAATATATGATTGTGACAGTACGAATGGTACTTATATCAATGGACATTTAGTAAGAACGTCAATTATTGAAAAAACAGATAGACTAGTATTAGCAGACTATGAAATCGATTTACAGAAAGTATTAAGGGCGTTTGACTATTTGAAAGAAGGAGATAAAATTCCTTACCCAGAATTGAGCAATCATATTGCAGAAAAAGAAAGTAATGCATCGATCAAAGATAAATTTTTGGAATTGGAAAATGTATATGACGATTACATTGCCAAGAAGAAAAAGATCATGTTGGTAGACGCAACGAAGAAAACTGGTATACGAGCGGGCTTAGCCTTTATCCCTGTAGTAGGCCCTGCACTTGGCATCTTATCTTCGAATGTTGGAGGTAATGTTCAACAGAAAATTATGGATTTAGACGAAGAGCATAAGAAAAACTATGTATGCCCTAAATGCTATAAGTTTTTTGGTAATGAACCCTTCGAAAATTTAAAGAAAAGAGGCTTCTGTTTTGCCTGTAAGACAAAATGGTTAGAACAATAA
- a CDS encoding caspase family protein: protein MLRTTYFLLLLFFTPYFSFTQTPQKYAVVVGVANYEGSGYDLNYCDDDAYRFSSFLKSDKGGIKKENMAVLIDEAANKVNIINTMHKIYSKASPNDMIVFFFSGHGGENNVFYPYDISRNVLAFDEIKSVFKRYKVKNKIVYADACFAGNIGNNSSNRVNTSVSTSFDQQDTNILIFMSSTGQEVSQEIASVRQGAFSYFLINGLEGKADRNKDNYVTVEELYPYVKANVLKATNNKQTPTIKGKSPRKLVLSSLNES, encoded by the coding sequence ATGTTACGGACAACGTATTTTTTACTTCTATTATTCTTTACACCATATTTTTCTTTTACTCAAACTCCCCAAAAATATGCTGTAGTTGTTGGCGTTGCCAACTATGAAGGTTCAGGTTATGATTTAAACTATTGTGACGATGATGCCTATCGTTTTTCTTCTTTTCTAAAAAGTGATAAAGGAGGAATAAAAAAAGAGAATATGGCTGTTCTGATTGACGAAGCAGCAAATAAAGTAAATATCATTAACACTATGCACAAGATCTATTCTAAGGCATCACCCAATGATATGATTGTATTTTTCTTTTCCGGACATGGAGGAGAAAATAATGTCTTTTACCCTTATGATATCTCCAGAAACGTACTTGCTTTTGACGAGATAAAAAGCGTTTTTAAAAGGTATAAGGTAAAAAATAAGATTGTTTATGCCGACGCTTGTTTTGCTGGAAATATTGGAAACAACTCATCAAATCGAGTAAATACTTCAGTATCTACTTCATTCGACCAACAAGACACTAATATTCTAATATTTATGTCTTCCACAGGACAAGAAGTATCACAAGAAATTGCAAGTGTTCGACAAGGTGCTTTTTCGTATTTTCTTATCAATGGATTAGAAGGTAAAGCAGACAGAAATAAAGATAATTATGTTACTGTAGAAGAATTATACCCATACGTTAAGGCCAACGTTTTAAAAGCCACAAATAATAAGCAGACACCTACCATAAAAGGTAAAAGTCCTAGAAAATTAGTTTTAAGTTCTTTAAATGAATCATAA